DNA from Triplophysa dalaica isolate WHDGS20190420 chromosome 9, ASM1584641v1, whole genome shotgun sequence:
gaaaagttgattttttttattaagtaataaccttgggcctcatttatcaacagtgcGTAGAAAAGGTTCTATATTTTGTCCTACGAATGAAATTTATAATGTGTCTATGTACAAAAAAAGAGTAAACCTTGTTGATAAATCCCACATGTTCTTAAACGCGAAGCTCATTCACGTTCATGGTCATTTGCTTTCGGAAACGACCCCAATAAACCATATATGGATAAATCACGTGAAAATACTCTGTGCTCTGAACACAGTGGTCTTTGAAAACACAATGCATGTTTTGCTCAATTTGGTTTTTAttgataataattatttatacgAGATTTATGTTgcatacataaaaatgttcagaaCAGAAACCGAATTTGCAGTTCTTTTTCTGGTGAAATTGCAATGTTATTATGATTTGATAAAGCAGtaagatgttaaaaaatatttatataattttagtAATAATGATTCATATGCAAACcgctttttgttattttctgtttgtttcaatggtttttcttttatttattttttcatatattgttCTGTTAAGTGTGTCTTTTACATTGTGCTTtcaaaaaaagatttgccaAATCATCCagcaaaatcatttcaaatgatttcccATCCGTCTTTTTTAGCTTCTCACACTAATTAGACAAATGTCTAGCTTGAACTATGAATTAACTAGTTGAGTATTTGCAAATGAAGGACAAAGGAAACACATGGTGGCACTTTCTTTTTGTAGTATCACTTCTCTTCCACTAGGTTTTCTGCGTAAGCATGCTCAGAGGTGCTCAAATTGGTTAAACCCACACATGGAATGAAACTGTTCTTACGCGCTCACTATGCACACATCTGAGTGTATGCACTGTTGGTAAATGAAGCCCCtggattttatcacagttttcatgtatcttgtcatgctgtcaatctttcacattgctgtttgatcattttgttgaaatggactggaatgaccacaatacatatAGAAATGATAATTAAATTTGCAATGCTCTCTGATATTTCTGTAgacgtttttgtttgtttgtttgtacatCACTGGACTGTTGAACCATTTGCTGATGTACCAGAGAAGTTTAATTACATTGCAATTTTGTTGAAGTGAAGAAGTTATAGTTTGTGATTCTTCTGCTCTTTAGAAGCGTGAGCAGAAGGCGGAGCAAGTGAATGGGACGTTAGAGCGGCAACTCTCCAAACGCTCCTCCTCCCCTGCACCAGAGTTGGAGCTGGGCACGCTGCGTCTGGATGGCCTTCCTTCTGCCACGTCAGGAGGTCTGAGGCTGGCAGTTGCGCAGGTTCGTCTTCTGGAACGCCGCGCGAGCAGCCGTCCAGGAACACCCACCTCAAACGCCTCCACCGACACGCCCACGCCATCAGAACACAATGATGTGGATGAGGACCTAATGGATGTCGAAGAGGAGGTGCAGGGCTCCGAGCCCGAGAGCGCCACGCCTCACCTGAAGAAACCTTTCCAGCTTTTGATTGCTGCGGCCATGGAGAGAAATCCCACGCAGTTCCAACTTCCCAGCGAACTCACCTGTACCACTTCACTGCCAGGTATGCACAGTGCACATTTGAGGATAGAAAGGTGTGCTGGTTAcgttatttttatgtgtttaataaCCCTTTCTGTGCATGTGTCTACAGGCAGCAGTAAGCGCAGGAGGAAGGAGGAGGCGATAGGCAAGAATGTCAAGAGGCCACAACACGAACTGGATCCCAGTGGGCTGGTCCCTCTGCCAGTTAAAGTGTGCTTCACCTGTGGCAAGTAAGAATCGcactaaaacatttgaatagGGAAATAAGGTTTGACATCAAAACACGTTCCATGATTTGACAAACCATTTATCCTTGTGATTGTTGAACATCAAGTTCCTCTTCCTTCACAGGAGCTGTAGGGTAGCCCCTCTGATCCAGTGTGATTACTGCATGCTCCTGTTCCACATGGACTGCCTGGACCCCCCTCTCACTGCCATGCCCACTGGTAGATGGATGTGTCCCAACCACGTAGAACACATGGTGGTAagacttttttttcattttaatccaAGTGTAATTAAATGAATAGGTAGAATCCCAATTTAAGCCAAATTATTGCCATTCCAGCTAAACCAAAAGAACATGACCCTCAGCACTCGTTGCCAGCTTTTTGATCAATTTCAAGACCGACTATCCCAACACGCTGTAAAAGTGGACTTCCTGCGGTGGGTTCACCGGCAAAACCATCCCAACCGCAGAGGTGCTCGCCATGTCAAGAAGAAGAAGCTGAAGGTCGAGTCCCATACAGCTACATGATATGAATCTTCACAACTTTTTAGAAAGTCCCTTCCCAAATACACAACGGCTGTGAGTAAATTGTCTGTCATTGTGATGTGTTAATAGGTCCCCAATGCCATTAAAAGTCACTATCAAAACCCCCCTATGCTGATGGACCAAGTAAGCCTTCGAAATGGAGAGCTGCTCCCAAATGGCTTCATGGTGCAAGGACAGTGTTCACCTACCCAGCAATTAACTAGTCAAGAAGAACAAGAGGAGGtatacatttcaattttttaaaatggcaaatgtCCTCTCCTTTAAGATTGAAATAATACCATAAACACTAGGTATggtcaaaaagaaaagaaaattctgtcatcatttttgtctcttgtcatttccaacctTTAGACTTTCTTtctcaacacaaaagaagatatttagaagaatgtcggtaaccgaacCATGGATGTacttattcacttttattgtaggGACATGaaaccaatacaagtcaatCGGTGCCGTATTTGTTCGGtaaccaatgttcttcaaaacaccttcttttgtgttctgtagaagattgaaagtcatacaggtcttaAATTACataatggtgagtaaatgatgacataatttgataaaaacacagaatttgcCGGATTAGTGGAGGTTTTATGTTAGTAATCCCCCGAGCAAAACTAAAACTCTGAACTTTTGTCCGTATTATGATTGTAAAAGCCTTCTCCATACATCCTTCTCCTACAGTGGCTCCGTCATGTCATTGCACTTCAGTGCAGTATTGTCAAACATTTGTCTGCTAAGCAGATATCGCCGTCATCATCCCTCCGGGACTCGGAGCAAATAGATACAGTGGATGTAAAGACACAGGAGTGTATGGAGACACAGGAGCTCAGCTCTCAGAATGCTGCACTACCCGCTAGCAGCCTCCAGCCCAGCGGAACACAGGATGGCCCCCAAGGGGCCCCTTTGCTGCCCTCTCAGACACCTGAAAGCTGTCGCGGTGATGCTGGCGGTCCTGTGGAAAAGGCTCTTGGAGTGAATGGGCCAGTGGTGTGTGAGGATAAATCCTGCATGACGCTTgaaaccaaaacacaacacGAGCCTAAGGATCCCTCTAGATTACAAACTCTAACGCTGTCAAAAACAGCCCTGCCCAACCACGTAGACATTAAAACTGAGAGTAATAGTCCAAATAGCTCCTGTATGCAGAAAGATACAACCGCCAGCCTCGCTTCAGATTTAAACAGGCTTCATCATGAATCGGCTACAGGGAATTCTTCAGGGCCAAACAGTAGCTTGACATCTCAAACTAAAGGTATTTGATCTTGTATAACTATAGTCAAACCAGCGGTTTTATTAGATCAATCTATATCATCTCATCTAAATCTGCTCATGTTCTCAGAAATCAAAGTGAGCCCCGATGGGATGTCTGCTGGAAAAGGCTCAGCGCAGCCCACTTCTATAGGCAGCTTATATAACTACATCAAGAATGTGGTTCAAGGGGATGGAGGtatgttaaatgtgttttctcatttgatttgtttaaggCATTTTTTGAATGGTTGTCAGACTTAAGCAAATGAAAAGGaaaatttgatcatttactcaccctcaagttgttccgaaCCTGTATAAATTGCATTGTTTTGCTTGACACAAAGAAAggtgtttgtaaccaaacagttttggggcactattgactactatagtagaaaaaaactactatggtagtgattAGTGCCCAATTCTTCAGTTTGGCTTTCcccattctttaaaatatattcttttgtgttcatcagaacaaaataaatgtatacaagtttACATAGCATACATAgctttgttatttttgggtgaaccaccCCTTCAAAAACAGACAACATTGGCGCCTTTGTTGCTTAGAATTGAGCTTGCAGCTTTTAATTTGCAAACTGTACGTTGCAGATTATTTCGAAAAaccatgaaataaaaatcaacGTGTGTGTGATAATTATTTCGCTATGTGTTTCTTGCAGAAGTGGAGATGAATAAGCTGGATGGGGAATTGATCAGACTCCTTGCCTGGCAGAGGATCCAGCAGCTCTATTCCCCCAAATCGCTTCATCCTACCAGTAAATGTGGGATCCCTCCTTCCGTCACCGTCGCTCTGTCCAAACCCTCCTCTCACACAGACAGTAAGAGCTCAGCACTCCTACTCTCTTTCACAGCTCACTGATCAACTTCGTTTCAGACCACACATCATGCTGTGCTGTTTTACTGTAGCTATGCTAATGGCCTCTTTATTTGTGCTCTTATTCAGTACAGAAAAGGGAAGTGCAAGCTCGAGCAGTACTGTGTCCTTTAACAGGGAAGGGGGCAGCTGTCAACATGTGCTATAGAACTCTTTACATAGGAACAGGTATGGTTTACTACAGCGATAAGGAGATTGATGAATGTGCATGAGCTTGGAAACCTAATGGGTTTTGTCTTTCAGGTGCTGAAATGGATGTGTGCCTTACAAACTATGGTCATTGCAATTATGTTTCTGGGAAACATGCCTGCATCTTTTATGATGAAGTGAGTTGATTCCAGtgagaaatgtaataaatgtgcAACATTATTAATTATGCATAATTCCATGATCCTTGACAGCCATTTTAATTGTCTAGATTTACCAAATTAAAAGAGATGAGTGTTGGTTAAGCCAAATGTAATTGTATctttcaacagaacacaaagcaTTATGAGCTTCTCAACTACAGCGAGCACGGGACGACCGTGGATAACGTGCTGTACTCGTGCGACTTCTCCAACAAACCGAACGTCTCTTCACCCAGCATGGTTGCGTCCAAAATACGAAACAGCATTAGTGAGTATCACCACAaagattttctgttttaatgctGTTTGATGTCACAACACATTTCCTAATTTTGGTAAATCTGCAGAAGGAAATAGGTCAAGGAAGCCACTGGGGGAGGTGTGCACCGAAGTGGTGAAGGTGATACCTGCAGGCGGTACGATGAGCTGCCAGGCTCAAGGAGGTCTCAAGTCTCCCTGTAACTGCAAAGCCAGCAGCTCCAGTCTGATAGGGGGCAGCGGAGCGGGATGGGAGGGAACAGCGTTGCTCCACCACAGCAGCTGCATCAAAGTGGGCTGCATGCAGTTTCTGTTCACCATCACAGAATTTGCTAGCAACCCGCCAAAAAAGGAAGAGACGGTCACCGCTATCCAAGGAGGGACAGTAGTGGTTGACACACAGACAACGAAACTCCACCAAATGCCAGTGCTGCAGTCCAAGTCTTTATCATAACCCCTCTTTTGCTTCTTAAAACCAATGGACAATAAAGTTGAACTGGAGGGGAAAGAACTTTAAGTTGGTACTGAGGTATTTTGGTGTCCTGGTGTTACGGACAGTGTTTGCACATTCACATTTCTACCATTTTTTTATGCAATGACTGAGGAGCAGATGTTTGAACTTGGGAACTCAACGGCACTGCACTCCGTAAACTTTTGTGTTCGTACAAGTTTTTATGTACTCTTTTGAACAGTGTATTTACtcagaatattttattttgttataagaatgtattgttgttttttctgcagtttttgCACCTTAGGCAACTATATGCAGAGATGCATACACGTACAAATACCTTTGTAGGATTTACTAACCGGATCATCGATCGTTCTAGTTTTCTTCTGAAACCCTCCGTTTCTCTGTAGTCATAGAGCCCCCGTGACCTTAGTTGTGAAGTTCATTGTATAAAGACAGCTGTCCAACTCTAAAAATTCGGGTCATGTACACGAGACTGAAGTTCTATTGAGTCAGCAAGATAAAGTCTGACATGTATGTCATtacattgtaaatatataaagatttttaaataagaGTACTTTTATGGTGTTTGTGTATGAACATAGGTATGTTCAAGTGAATTTGTCGGTGGTCcttgtaaaaaaatacagtaagtaCAGCACTCTTCCCAAAGTGTAACACAGTCTTGAAAACATGAAGATGTACATAAGTTTCAAACTTTTAAGTGAATTTATTTAGTGAACTTAAGCCACATTTGATGTCAACTTTATTTAAGCTAAGTTTACACCGTTTGCTCAGTCAACAAAACACTGGTTGCAAtagaaagaagaaatacactacacacagttgtgtacacTTGCGGAACTGCGACATACACAGTTTCGAAAACGTGAAGATTTACATAAGTTTAAAACCAGACTTGAAGTGAATTTATTTAGTGAAATAAATTTGAActttattcaaacacatttaacacCGTTGCTCCTACCAAAGCATCTTGTTCATCCGGTTGaaacaaacattacacaacGTGTATTTGAATGGCAAATGGTCTCGTATTAAGCATCGTACTTTAACGACTGGTGGTGGTACTTCCGCATGTCTAGCCTGTGGTAAGTTTTACAGGAATAATGAATGAGCTTCTGTTGATCGCCGGTATTTTTATCGCCGTGCTGATATTTTTTCGTCAACTTGTACGTGGGGCACAATGCAAAAGCAAGACTAAACTGCATGGTAAAACGGTCATCGTAACAGGTAACGTCAAGTCCATTTTTTGATGTAGATCGTATTattttacacttaaaaaatgacaaaaacgtGTGTCAAGCTTAACAACATGTTTGATTCCGGTTGTTTAAAACCATTTGGGTTGTGTACAGGCAGTAATACAGGCATAGGTAAAGCGACGGCTGTGGAGTTAGCAATGAGAGGAGCGAGAGTCATTCTGGCATGTCGGAACCAAGTGCTCGGCGAGGCGGCTGTTGCGGTTGTAAAACGAGTATGGAAATAATCTACTTTTCCCAAAACGTTATTTAtctaaatatgtgtgtgttttgagttcATGTGGTTCTGTAAGTACGCTGACCAAACGGCGAACGAcgtcaaagtaccgcgagagccgTTCGTTTCTGTCTGACCTTGAGACGCTATCGCGATACTTGATGTCACTGATCATGCTTCGCAGCGTTGGACACGTCAcgtgttttcttgttttaacacAGGAAAGCGGGAGTAAAAATGTGGTTTTCATGAAGCTGGATCTAGCCAGTCTGAAATCCGTGCGCTCCTTTGCACAAACTTTCCTTAAGACGGAGGAAAGACTGGATATTCTCATCAACAACGCAggttcaaatatattttatgccACAATTCATTCCCTAACAAAAACGTGCCATGCTTTTACTTCAATAATACCAGAGTattgttttaagtttttattcaCTGCCATGGTACTGATGATGACTTATGCAATGAAcataattcataataaatgcCCTTAATATTTCAGGGGTCTATGCGCAGGGCACCACAGAGGATGGTCTTGGTCTTATGTTTGGTGTCAATCACATCGGTCACTTCCTCCTGACTAACTTGCTGCtggaaagaatgaaagaatgtgCACCAAGCCGTATTGTCACCGTGTCTTCGTATTTACACAACTTGGGTACCATTGACTTCGACTGTCTTCGCACACACAAGGAGTTTGGAGTGGGCGATAGTTTCATCGATGTCTTTAAGATCTATTCCCACAGCAAGCTGTGCAACGTCCTGTTTACACACGAGCTTGCAAAGAAGCTGCAGGGAACCAATGTGACCTGTTACAGCCTTCATCCAGGTCTGTATctcacaaacatcattttttgttGCATTCACATATGTAAACCTACGTATATTCTCGGCATTGTCTAACCAATTGTGCCGATGCACGTGTTTCACCAGGTGCTGTAGATTCTGATCTGGGTCGTTACACGAATAAAAAGATTAGGAGGTTTATATACAGGCCCATTGCAGCCATGTTCTTCAAGGACATAGAAGCTGGTGCCCAGACAACTCTACACTGTGCCCTGCAAGAGGGCATCGAATCCCTGAGCGGCAGGTATTTCTCCAATTGTGCAGTGCAGAAGGTGGCAGCCAAAGCTCAGGATGATGCTGTGGCCAAGAAGCTGTGGGAAGTGAGCGAGACATTAAGTGGTTTGTCATGAGTGGTTTCAGTTACTTAAGATCAGATCGTGAACACAGCTGTCACGGTCCCACAGTCGTAATGTGAAGATGCACTGTTTATAGTTCTTAAACATAATTAGTAATTCCGCTTCAATCACGTTATATTTTCAGCAGCTATCATtgtctctgtgttttattgttgtaacGATTTGTCCTGAAGAATTTTAACCTATCTAATGTTACATTGGACTtgtctttaatttttttctttatttggatGGATTTGATGGTATATATTGGCTCATAACATTGTACTGTTCGTTACAggtataaataaaagtaatatcaCCAAGGGGTTACTTTATAGAACAATAGGAGTGGATATGTATGTAGCAAGAGATTTATTTGTGTATGGTATACGTTGCCATATCGTTATTGATACAGTGGGTctgtgtgtttgcttttgtttgatCATAAActtcataagaataaaatattccaCATTGTCAAATTGGAGTCTGCCTTTTGTTTACTTATGCTATCCGAAAGCTAGTACAGCATATATAAACAGGTAATACCTGTGGCTGACAGATGTATTGTGGAAGATGTTATTGCTGGAGCGCTGAATGAATGACAAACCGGTTTCATTAATTTTGACTAAGTTTCTCTTAAAACCAATTATTGCCCAGGGaaaaagttacttttattttcatcaaattCTAGAGAAATGCATCACAATTTTCTATAAATGCTACCCATGATAACGTGCATGTCGCAAAAAAGAGGATTTGTGATCTACTTTGGTTTTAGGAAAATGGGTACATAAGCTTATCATAACATTACGTCTAGATATCCAGTTAATTCATGCTAAACCTTATATTTTGGGGAAAAGATTTGAGACGGTAGCTTTACGATCTTATATCCTCtaaaatattaatgataaaCACATTACTGTTATGCACAAGTGTTTATTTACTATTCTGTCatgaacaaaagaaaatcaGATCAAAATGATGTTGTACAAGTGTGATTTCATAGCTGAGCTATCTTCTGGTGGAGAACAGCTTTCATATCGGTGCACTGCAAATTGTCTGCGATTGTAGTGAAGAAGTGTCGTGTGTTGAGTCCCTGCAGGGCGGTGCAGCTGTCTGGAAACGCAGAGAGCACGGCTTCATAGTGAGTCAGAATCTCCAGGGCACATAGAAACAGTGCCTCTGGCTGGCCTGGTATCATCACCTGTACGTGCAGTACGTGACAGAATAACTGACCCAACACAAACAGGACCTCCTGACTGCAAGCTCCACTTTTCTCCACAGTACTTTTAGGTGACCCTGTGGTGGATGGCATAGGCAACTTCTCACAGACCACATTGATGACGCCCCTCATCGCGGTGGCATAAAGACGTCCTGTATGCACCCAGCCTTTAGgcaacagccaatcagaacagcTGGGACTACACAGTAGCTGGAAGATTCGCAGCAGGAACACTGAAAGACGCAATTCGACGGAGAACGATCTGAGATCAAGTAATGGGAGAAAGTCGACGTACTCTAAAGAGAAGGGTACGTATAGCTTGTTGGATTGTAAGAGCTCTTGTAATACTTTTAAAAGTCTGTCCCATTCCCCGGCAGTGCACCAGGGGAGGATTTGAGACACCGCCACTAACAAGCCTTTGCTAAACATGTTGACCTCATCTGGTTTCAGCAGGTTTAGAGAGAGAGCATCCATCATTGTCTTGTGAACACTATCTGACAGAGTGCAGCACTCCAACCATGCTAAAAGTCCAGTGCCTTGTCCATACTGAGGCAAGTGAAGGCCAGACCACTCTTGTTCAGGAAGATCACACACAGCTAACAGCGAGTTTGGGGCTTCATACTTGAAATGTTCTCCCCAAACTTCCTTCAGGCAAAGACGCACGGTCCAATCGAGTTCCTCGACTTGACTGTAAAGCCAAAAAAGAGCTCTGGACCAGTCATTAGGAGCACGGACAACCTCCTTCCCAACGATTGTCCCCAAAGTGTGCACGATGGATAAAAGCAACTCTTTGGATTCTATTAAAAGGGGTGTGTCGCCCTCTACCGGCGGCTCCCAGCATCTACAGCATTCATTCAACAGCTGTGCTAAACAGTAAAGAAGTGGAAACGGAGAACAGCTCATTACCCAATGTACAGATTCACTCTGACTGTCCTGGGTCAGGGTGGACCGCAAAAGACGCAGACACAACTCCAGGTTACATGAGCTGGCAGAAAAGAGGTACGGCTGGACAAACACACGCAAAACCTCTTGGGGAGGAAGAAAACTCTGCTTTTCTCCTTCAGATCCAATAAGGTTACACTTCATCAGCTCAGTCACAAACTGGAGGAACTGGTTCTCCTCTTGAGTTGAAGATAACTTGCTCCACACCGTGTCTTGCAGACATCTACACATGAGGTTGTCTCTGGTGTCTTTGTGAACGTTTGGTGAGGATATGAGACCGGGGAGATGCTGAAGGATCTTAGCGATCAGGGTGTGAGATCCAAGGTTGACCACAGCCATTTGGCAGCATCGACGCAGGGCGGCTTCAGGGTTTTGGAAAGCTACTTGGGCCACAGCAGAGACTGCTGCATCGAGGCTGCTGTTTGTACCGCTTTGAATGATACTGTTGAAGGATAAATTGAGTTCTTCGGCAAAGCCTGCAGTCACAGAACTGGGCAGGAACCCGTGAAGGCCTTTTTTGGAGATGGAGAGTATTTGAGAAAGAGTTGAATTTTTATCGGGTAGGGAAAGCTGGCAGAATATGTCCACAATAACATCCTTCAGCTTTTTGCAGTGCTGCACGTCAGCATCGCTTTGACTTTTAGCTATGAGTGTGGAGATCAACGTCATCACGAGATGTTTGGTTTGGAACATGCTCTTATTTCTCTCAAGGCACTCGATCCATTCAGCCTCATTGAAATCTTGGCTGAGTTTGGAGGCGAATAGTTCAGGAAGGCCTTGAAATCCATTGAGATGATTGTCTATGATGACCATGGAAATATTTGCTAATTCTGCCGTAGAGCTTTCAGGGACATTGAATGATAAAGAGGTCAGTAATCCTTTTAAACTAACTCTCAGATTATTCAAAGTCTGTCCATTACCAATCAGGTCCTTAGCATGAGACAGCTTCTCTAGAGATGCTAGAACTCTACTCAGGCTTTCCTTCAGACGGATTGATATAGCACTCGGATCATTGATGGGCGTCTTCAAAAGCCCCAAAACCTCCCATGAGCATATAATCTCCAGTGTAATTTGCATGGTTTGGATGAATGTCATTCCACATGGTTTTGTATCAGCAGGAGTCAGAGCGGCAGCGAGGTCTCTCTCAACCTCACGTATGACCTCAACCAAATCAAATCCATCCACCgattcatttttcattctgagcttcACTGTGCAAGACACATTTTGGAGTTTAAGTTCTATTGGGAGGTCTGATGCACTGTTTAAAAGGTAGCAGGTGTAGAGTGTGTCCAGGCAATTTGAGAGGGCAAAGTAACAAAACTCAGTGGAAGTCAAACGCTCTTTAATTTCCCTCAGCCCTTCAAAGAGCACATTTAACAT
Protein-coding regions in this window:
- the phf12b gene encoding PHD finger protein 12; this translates as MWDKMETPKILYDLDTSGGLMEQIQQLLAPPRSEDGEKRRKAERETRRGGRATNHDTCDSCREGGDLLCCDHCPAAFHLQCCDPPLSREMLPPGEWMCHRCSVRKKKREQKAEQVNGTLERQLSKRSSSPAPELELGTLRLDGLPSATSGGLRLAVAQVRLLERRASSRPGTPTSNASTDTPTPSEHNDVDEDLMDVEEEVQGSEPESATPHLKKPFQLLIAAAMERNPTQFQLPSELTCTTSLPGSSKRRRKEEAIGKNVKRPQHELDPSGLVPLPVKVCFTCGKSCRVAPLIQCDYCMLLFHMDCLDPPLTAMPTGRWMCPNHVEHMVLNQKNMTLSTRCQLFDQFQDRLSQHAVKVDFLRWVHRQNHPNRRGARHVKKKKLKVPNAIKSHYQNPPMLMDQVSLRNGELLPNGFMVQGQCSPTQQLTSQEEQEEWLRHVIALQCSIVKHLSAKQISPSSSLRDSEQIDTVDVKTQECMETQELSSQNAALPASSLQPSGTQDGPQGAPLLPSQTPESCRGDAGGPVEKALGVNGPVVCEDKSCMTLETKTQHEPKDPSRLQTLTLSKTALPNHVDIKTESNSPNSSCMQKDTTASLASDLNRLHHESATGNSSGPNSSLTSQTKEIKVSPDGMSAGKGSAQPTSIGSLYNYIKNVVQGDGEVEMNKLDGELIRLLAWQRIQQLYSPKSLHPTSKCGIPPSVTVALSKPSSHTDIQKREVQARAVLCPLTGKGAAVNMCYRTLYIGTGAEMDVCLTNYGHCNYVSGKHACIFYDENTKHYELLNYSEHGTTVDNVLYSCDFSNKPNVSSPSMVASKIRNSIKGNRSRKPLGEVCTEVVKVIPAGGTMSCQAQGGLKSPCNCKASSSSLIGGSGAGWEGTALLHHSSCIKVGCMQFLFTITEFASNPPKKEETVTAIQGGTVVVDTQTTKLHQMPVLQSKSLS
- the dhrs13b.1 gene encoding dehydrogenase/reductase SDR family member 13b.1 — protein: MNELLLIAGIFIAVLIFFRQLVRGAQCKSKTKLHGKTVIVTGSNTGIGKATAVELAMRGARVILACRNQVLGEAAVAVVKRESGSKNVVFMKLDLASLKSVRSFAQTFLKTEERLDILINNAGVYAQGTTEDGLGLMFGVNHIGHFLLTNLLLERMKECAPSRIVTVSSYLHNLGTIDFDCLRTHKEFGVGDSFIDVFKIYSHSKLCNVLFTHELAKKLQGTNVTCYSLHPGAVDSDLGRYTNKKIRRFIYRPIAAMFFKDIEAGAQTTLHCALQEGIESLSGRYFSNCAVQKVAAKAQDDAVAKKLWEVSETLSGLS
- the gemin4 gene encoding gem-associated protein 4 — protein: MDQEPWLSCEKTAVLQGGFLLASQICEPEPLSSLKKEDWNQIGSPIVNAVKEICGHPLKHTKDTLFWRKKIICIVWSKLLEIRNTEDIDIRWKDDPLFAVQNSLPDINHTLLFELVKSMSFSTIYVELLMCFQPSERCKELELLVNHVISNSTEADVKLFMEVWWELLKGRRGPLDTLDQLFTIQCSRLLTSTKEPSPLASKRFKPDPESSSTCMLNVLFEGLREIKERLTSTEFCYFALSNCLDTLYTCYLLNSASDLPIELKLQNVSCTVKLRMKNESVDGFDLVEVIREVERDLAAALTPADTKPCGMTFIQTMQITLEIICSWEVLGLLKTPINDPSAISIRLKESLSRVLASLEKLSHAKDLIGNGQTLNNLRVSLKGLLTSLSFNVPESSTAELANISMVIIDNHLNGFQGLPELFASKLSQDFNEAEWIECLERNKSMFQTKHLVMTLISTLIAKSQSDADVQHCKKLKDVIVDIFCQLSLPDKNSTLSQILSISKKGLHGFLPSSVTAGFAEELNLSFNSIIQSGTNSSLDAAVSAVAQVAFQNPEAALRRCCQMAVVNLGSHTLIAKILQHLPGLISSPNVHKDTRDNLMCRCLQDTVWSKLSSTQEENQFLQFVTELMKCNLIGSEGEKQSFLPPQEVLRVFVQPYLFSASSCNLELCLRLLRSTLTQDSQSESVHWVMSCSPFPLLYCLAQLLNECCRCWEPPVEGDTPLLIESKELLLSIVHTLGTIVGKEVVRAPNDWSRALFWLYSQVEELDWTVRLCLKEVWGEHFKYEAPNSLLAVCDLPEQEWSGLHLPQYGQGTGLLAWLECCTLSDSVHKTMMDALSLNLLKPDEVNMFSKGLLVAVSQILPWCTAGEWDRLLKVLQELLQSNKLYVPFSLEYVDFLPLLDLRSFSVELRLSVFLLRIFQLLCSPSCSDWLLPKGWVHTGRLYATAMRGVINVVCEKLPMPSTTGSPKSTVEKSGACSQEVLFVLGQLFCHVLHVQVMIPGQPEALFLCALEILTHYEAVLSAFPDSCTALQGLNTRHFFTTIADNLQCTDMKAVLHQKIAQL